CGCCTCCCTCGAGGTCCGTTTGTCGGCGGGAGGGGATATGCAAATGACGGTGAAGGCCAAACGCCATCTCGTCACTTCCGCCTCCAACAGCAGCCGGGACCTGAACAAGGACGAGATCGCCCAACTTCCGGGGGGAGCGACCGCCGACGTGCGCCGGTTGTTGTACACCACCACGGCCGGTTTCGTGGAGGGGGCGCTGGGGCAGGTCTTCACCCGGGGCAACCACGCCAACTTGCAGTACCAGATCGACGGGATCCAACTGCCGGATTCGGTGGGCGGTTCTTTCGGGGAGGCCTTCACTCCCGTCAATATCGACCACATGGAGATCCTGACCGGCGGGCTTCCCGCTGAGTTCGGGAACCGCTTGGCCGGGGTGGTCAACATCGTGACCAAGTCCGGGAGCACGGAGTCGGGAGGGGAGATCGGGGCCAGCTACGGCTCTTACAACCAGACATCGGGCTACGCCCATTACGGGGGCGCCGACGCGTCGGGGGCCTTCCATTACCTGCTTTCGGTCGATTCCTTCTCGACCGACCGGGGCCTGGACACTCCCGCGCCCGCCGATATCAACAACGACCAGAACGGCGGAAGCGAACTGGCGAACCACGACAAGAGCTATGGGACGGACCGGTTCGTGAAATTCGATTGGGTCGCGGATAACTCGAACAAATTGGGCCTCACGGCTTATAGCGAGGACAAATTCAACCAGATCCCCGACTATGACGGTTCCTTCGATCCGAGCGGCCCCCATTTCACTTATTTCACCGGGCTGACGGACACTTATGGGAACGGCCCCTTCAACTATGTGCCTTCCACCACCAACGACACCCAAACCGAAGCCAATCGATACGTGGGACTGTCGTGGAAGCATACCTTCGATGAGAATTCCTTCGTCCAGATCGCGCCTTATTGGAAGGAATCCAACCTGACCTTCACCAACGATCTGGCGAACGACCTGGCCTTTTCCCAAAGCCAGTTCAACTCCCTGGCCGGCTCCTTGGGAGGCATCACCGAGTCTTCCTATTCCCAGGACCGGACCAGTGACAACTACGGGACGCAGGTGGATCTCAGCTGGCGCGCGGACCCCAATAACCTGATCAAGATGGGCGGCCAGGTCCTCTTGACCCAATCGTCGGGTCCGGTCTCCATCGTCGAGGTTTCCAACGACGGAAGCGGCCCGGTGACCACGGCCAGCGGGGACAGCTCCACCGATGTCGGCTATGAGGAAGGGGTCTATCTCCAGGACGAACTCACCCTGGCCAAATGGCTGGTCGTGAACGCGGGGATCCGTTTTGACGCCACCCAGTTCGTCTTCCCGGGCTCCACGGACAACGACAGCAACTGGGGACCGAGGGTGGGGATCAGCTTCCTGCCGGCGGAGACCACCAAGTTCCATGTGTTCTACGGCAAGCTTTTCATGCCCGCCCCGGCGGAA
This genomic stretch from bacterium harbors:
- a CDS encoding TonB-dependent receptor; translated protein: MTIHKKFVFLLLALFCLSTGRVLATVDGALSGTVLDDQGTAVPNAKVTVKGDGFEKDLTTSATGTFQVFPLTLGDYQVTVQADGFTPYQGTVAVSSDTASLEVRLSAGGDMQMTVKAKRHLVTSASNSSRDLNKDEIAQLPGGATADVRRLLYTTTAGFVEGALGQVFTRGNHANLQYQIDGIQLPDSVGGSFGEAFTPVNIDHMEILTGGLPAEFGNRLAGVVNIVTKSGSTESGGEIGASYGSYNQTSGYAHYGGADASGAFHYLLSVDSFSTDRGLDTPAPADINNDQNGGSELANHDKSYGTDRFVKFDWVADNSNKLGLTAYSEDKFNQIPDYDGSFDPSGPHFTYFTGLTDTYGNGPFNYVPSTTNDTQTEANRYVGLSWKHTFDENSFVQIAPYWKESNLTFTNDLANDLAFSQSQFNSLAGSLGGITESSYSQDRTSDNYGTQVDLSWRADPNNLIKMGGQVLLTQSSGPVSIVEVSNDGSGPVTTASGDSSTDVGYEEGVYLQDELTLAKWLVVNAGIRFDATQFVFPGSTDNDSNWGPRVGISFLPAETTKFHVFYGKLFMPAPAEDLRQTFIDLGVGDASVPYNIKAEKDDYFEAGISQQAGSQLFTLNGYYKDAVNMLDETQLLNTGIDQPFNYATGYAYGVEFSMRGALDKDWSDFANYTFEIAEGQGISGGDFAVTGGDIPPAGVYQYLDHCQIHTANVGLTYDPGDLWITAEGLYGGGLSTGDGNSLRLPSHFTADVTLGYAFKKDSGLSGMKASLDVLNVLDNPYAIFINNGYNGNHYENGREFIFRLSKTL